The sequence CTTATCTCCACCCAGCTCACCCCAGGTTCTTTCTTGATGTTTCTTTCCCTCATCAATTTCCGGATCTTCACAACTCCATCCCACCTCCTTGACTTGGCGTACATATTTGACAATAGCGTATATGTTCCCACATCATTGGGGTCCATTCGCACAACAACCTCTGCTACTTGCTTACCTAAACCATAATTCCTATGTACATGACAAGCATTGAGCAAAGTTCGCCAGGCAACAATGTCCCACTTGACCGGCATAGTCCTCATATATTTCTCAGCTTGATCGAGTTGTCCAGACCTGCTGAGGAGCCCCACAATACAAGTATGGTGCTCTAGGCCAGGTTCAATGCCAATCTGTTTCAttaactggttcaaatagtAGAATCCTTCCTGCACCAAACCCAAACTAGCGCAAGCAGAGAGAACCCCTACGAAAGTAATACTGTTAGGACATTCTCCTGCTGCCAACATGTCTTGAAACACATTTAGCGCTTCCTTGCCAAGCCCGTGATGGGAGAATCCAGATATCATTGCATTCCAGGTAACAGAGTCTCGACATGTCATATCCAAAAAAACTTCATTTGCTGCTTGAATGTTGCCACACTTGGAATACATATTGATCAAAGCATTCCCGACAATGACATAGTCTTTGAAACCCGACTTCTCAACACAGGTGTGTAGTAGGTCTCCCTGTCTTAGCGCAGACAAACCTGCACTCGAGTTAAGCAAGACTGCAAAAGTATATTCATTTGGAAGAATGTCTTCGTTTCCCATTTTCGACAACACACCTAATGCATCCTCAAAGTACCCATTTTGGAAATAAGCAGCCATGATTGCCGTCCAAGAGACTATGTTCCGTTCTTGCAAGCGATCAAAAACGTTTGCTGCATTCGAAACCTTACCACATTTCCCGTACATGTCAATCATTGCACTGCTAAGAAAAACATCACACTTTATATCATTCTTCAACATTTGTCCGTGAACTTGCAAACCCAATCTTAAATCCTTAAGACGGGCGCAAAGGCCAAAAACAGTAATGTATGTAACACTGTCCCAATCCATGCACTGGCTTACCATCATGCCTAACATTTCCATTGCTTCTCTTACATGCCCATGTTCTAAAAGCCCATTTATAACTGAATTATACGAAAGGATATCACCACCTGGTACAGTGTTCAAAACCCTCATAGCCGATTCCACTTCCGAACAACGGGCATACATGTGAACAAGTGCATTCTTAACATACTCATAAGACAGCAACCCGGACTTCAGCACATAGCCATGACACTGCTTCCCCTCTTCAACTCTCCCACTGCCAGAACAAGAGGAAAAAATAGTGGCAAAAATGTATTCATTCGGGCACAACCCGTCCACTGAAACCATTGTCTTGAACAAGCCAAGAACTTCCAATGCCATCCCATTGTGTAAATACCCCGCCATCAAGGCACTCCAAGAAACCACATTTCTCTTGGGCAAACAATCAAACAGGTGGCGCGCAATTGAAACTTGGTCACATTTTGCATATAAGTTGATGAGAGAGTTTGCTTGAAATATATCAACGGATTTGGAAGGTTCACCAGAAACGATGAGATGGGCATGGATTGTTTTTCCCGTTCGTAAGTTCTTGGTATCGGCTGCTTTCTTCAAAAGCTTGATGGGGTCGTCAATGGAGGCGGGTACGAGCTTTGGTTTGAATACAAATGGCAGGTGTGAGTTTCTTGAGAGTTTTAGATTGGGCATTGCTGCTATGAAGCTCTGCATCCAAGTTTTGTCGCCGTTGGATTCAGTTTTATTGGATTCTGCTTTTGCTTCGTTTTGTTTTGCTAATATTGGGTTGGGCTATGAATTTGTAAGAGTATACCACCATTTTATGGGCTTAAAGCCCCTATGTTTGTACTTGTATCGATCCAGAAGATCACGTCTTCTGTACTCCACTTACAATCAAGTAGACCTCATGTATTAAGGTTGATCAAATTGGACCCATGAAATACCCCAACACAAGGGGTCCCCTGTTTAATCcagttatttgattttgtttgatttattcaattcaatggTTAGAAATAAATAGAAGTGTATGAgaaactaaaaaaatgtgtgaaaacaACAATTTTTTAGTAATATTTCTCCCATCACGAGTTACATGTAGTATTTATTCGAGAGATGCCCGTAAAGGAATATACCGCTAGTTGTACTTAAGAGTACCCCTAaacttggagaaattttttagtacGCCTAGACACGGGTGGTACAtcatatgtcattatataattggagaaaaaaaatttattttcaagtatcctccacttgtataatgacatTGGTGTACTACTATGTATTTGGGATACACCGAAAATCCCTCCTACACTTgagtcaaagatcaagcccgaaCCAACAAGTCTTTGAAAAAATCAGTCCACTCTACTTAAAATAAGgagtttttactttttcttgatactattcactacacatttatttgtcatttttcattaaaactaaagtttttatttt is a genomic window of Malus domestica chromosome 09, GDT2T_hap1 containing:
- the LOC103442814 gene encoding pentatricopeptide repeat-containing protein At5g39680 gives rise to the protein MQSFIAAMPNLKLSRNSHLPFVFKPKLVPASIDDPIKLLKKAADTKNLRTGKTIHAHLIVSGEPSKSVDIFQANSLINLYAKCDQVSIARHLFDCLPKRNVVSWSALMAGYLHNGMALEVLGLFKTMVSVDGLCPNEYIFATIFSSCSGSGRVEEGKQCHGYVLKSGLLSYEYVKNALVHMYARCSEVESAMRVLNTVPGGDILSYNSVINGLLEHGHVREAMEMLGMMVSQCMDWDSVTYITVFGLCARLKDLRLGLQVHGQMLKNDIKCDVFLSSAMIDMYGKCGKVSNAANVFDRLQERNIVSWTAIMAAYFQNGYFEDALGVLSKMGNEDILPNEYTFAVLLNSSAGLSALRQGDLLHTCVEKSGFKDYVIVGNALINMYSKCGNIQAANEVFLDMTCRDSVTWNAMISGFSHHGLGKEALNVFQDMLAAGECPNSITFVGVLSACASLGLVQEGFYYLNQLMKQIGIEPGLEHHTCIVGLLSRSGQLDQAEKYMRTMPVKWDIVAWRTLLNACHVHRNYGLGKQVAEVVVRMDPNDVGTYTLLSNMYAKSRRWDGVVKIRKLMRERNIKKEPGVSWVEIRNTTHIFVSDDNMHPESSQIHEKVGELLAKIKPLGYVPDIAAVLHDVEDEQKEDYLSYHSEKLAIAYGLMKTPTNAPIRVIKNLRICDDCHAAVKLISKVTNRLIIVRDANRFHQFQDGRCSCADYW